A single genomic interval of Electrophorus electricus isolate fEleEle1 chromosome 4, fEleEle1.pri, whole genome shotgun sequence harbors:
- the LOC113581859 gene encoding protein PET100 homolog, mitochondrial, with the protein MGVKIEIFRMMLYLSFPVAMFWISNQAEYFEEYIVKRKREIFPPDERIQRQELEDFKERMRIRREQKILKQLGMETKE; encoded by the exons ATGGGAGTTAAAATAGAGATATTCCGG ATGATGCTGTATCTTTCCTTCCCGGTGGCAATGTTTTGGATTTCCAACCAAGCAGAATACTTTGAGGAATACATTGTGAAGAGAAAG AGGGAAATATTTCCACCAGATGAGAGAATACAG AGACAAGAGCTTGAAGACTTTAAGGAGCGAATGAGAATTCGCCGGGAGcaaaaaatactgaaacaaCTGGGCATGGAGACAAAGGAATGA